In Plasmodium coatneyi strain Hackeri chromosome 4, complete sequence, the genomic window CTCGCTCTTTCCACCAGGTAGCACtgattaggaaaaaaaaaaaaaaaaaataaaataaaataattttttcttttcctcatcaAAAATTAGCAAGTGAACCTCGCCAGGCAAGTGTATATGGGCACACATTCGAACATTGCCCAGAATGATACGTTAATGTGCATTAACGAGTGTTTCCCTTTCGATCGGCTAgctgtgcacatgcatatcGTTGCACATCGTTGGGGCAGTCAATTTGCGATAATATGCATAGCCAAGTGTAACAGcgaaaaattagaaaaaaaagtgaaaaaaaaaaaaaaaaaattagaaaaaaaaaaatatatatagttacatagttatatatatatatatatataaataaccaGTAAAGAtcgcttcccctttttttccaccctgtGCGCACTTTTCACTGTGTAAGAAATTTCTTCGTTTTCCACTGGAGATGTGTGGGGGCCATCCCAGGGCCATTAGGAAGTACGCACGCGCGCTGGTACGTGTGCACACGGACGCACCTGTGATTTGTGTTGTGTGGCCACTTTATTCAGAATTCGTTCATTGCGCAGAAATATATGCCGAAGAAGTAGTtgtcatatttttgtttccGTCTGTTGATTCTCTCCTGATTCGCATCTTCTTCGTTCccgctattttttttttttttttttttttttttattttattttattgccCCCCAGCGgcgtttccccctttttcgctGGACCCAATTTAATGATTCACTTCATTCTTCTCCTGTCAATCAACCCACAATGCCACGAATTGAGCGAAGAAAACCGTGAACACTAGAATAGGGCGGAGGAGCGGCGTTTCCATTTTAGATCTTCACCCTGTTTGCCGCGAACTGTCCTGCGTGCATCCATTGCGTTTTACTCACATTTCGtcgcttcatttttttccactaaTTTAGTTCATTTTACACCCCTTTCTTATCTTCGCCTGTTTCTCACGACGTATTATTTATTCTgcaattatttttacttttattttaatttttttttttatgctttagCCGCTGGACTTTACCCCCTTAGGGCGCAGGAAAATTCCTCGGCGCCCCACCGGTGCCATTTTGCATCCAGCATGTGCAGCTAAATGCACAGGGGTGTCCAAGCGGAGTAGCGCTGCTTCCACATGTGTAGGTGTACCCCTGCGTGGTTTCCTCTGTGGAGCACACTTCGAAGAGTTCCCCTGATGGCTTTTCTTAGTTCCTCCAAACTGTTTGGCAAAGTCTTCCTAATTTTTCACAGCTTTCTCAACGTTTTATGTACGCATTTTATTTTGGCAAATCCTCTATATATAGTTAGTACCTAGTTATTATATAGCTTTTTTCTGCTCACTTGCCCTCCCGCCCCGCGTGCCGCCATGCACACCCTGCATGCATCTGCACGGAGTTCGGGTAGACCGTTCCGCACGGCGTAGGCGAACCCCGGAAGGTGCCTGTCCGTTTGGTGGGCTATTTGGCATCTTTTTGCAGATCGTTGCATCTGATTACACCACCCTGATAGAGGTGGcactttgcctttttctacCCTAACCGACTCATTGGCAACCATGTCGAAGAATAAGTCTATCGAGGAGAGATACCAGAAGAAATCGCAGATAGAGCACATCCTGCTCAGGCCAGATACGTATATTGGAAGTGTGGAGATGCACACACAGCAACTATGGGTATGGAACAAGGAGCGTAATCGAATGgtgcagaaaaatataacctACGTGCCAGGTTTGTATAAAATTTTCGACGAAATAATAGTCAATGCAGCAGATGTGAAGGCgagggaaaaggagaaaagcgAAAACCCTATGACGtgtataaaaatagaaataaataaggaacaaaaaaaaataagtgttTACAACGATGGGGAAGGAATACCAGTAGAGATACACAAGGAAATGAATATTTACGTGCCACATATGATTTTTGGAGAACTCCTAACTTCAGATAATTATGACGATGCGGAGGATAGAAttacaggaggaagaaatggattCGGAGCAAAGTTGACAAATATATTTAGCAAAGAATTCGTCGTACAGTGTGGGGATAGTTccagaaagaaagaatttaaaaTGGTGTGGACAGATAATATGTCTAAATTTTCAGAACCACTTATTAAAAACTATAATGGGAAGGATTTCGTGAGGGTTACTTTTAAACCTGACTTGGCTAAATTTGGTATGACAGAAATGGATGACGATATAGAAAGTTTGCTCTGCAAGCGTGTATACGATTTGGCCGGTACGTGTAGTGTGAGGGTTTATCTGAATGGGAATAGGCTAGCTATTAAGGATTTTAAAAGCTACGTCGATCTGTATCTGAAGGATAACGCTGGGGTGAGCCCCGGGAAGGGGGGTGCAAACAATAACGCAAATGCAAATGCGAATGGTAACGCAGAGGGGAATGCAAACCAAGATGGGCAAAACCCAGAGGTGAGCATGTCACaggaagggggagaagcaacCCCCAACAAAAGCGCTGCGAATGGTACGCACAACaacgatgaggaagaaatcgTTAAGATACACGAGAAGCAACACAGGTGGGAAATAGTCGTATCGAAGACGGATGGTTCGCAATTCCAACAGGTGTCCTTTGTCAATAGCATATGCACAACGAAAGGAGGATCCCACGTAAACTACATCGTGGAGCAGTTATTGAATTCGCTCAGTAAGAAGGCGAACGCGAAGAACAAAGGAGGAATGGAAATAAAGTCGGGACATATAAAGAACCACTTGTGGGTGTTCGTGAATTGCTTAATCGTTAACCCGACGTTCGACTCACAGACGAAGGAAACATTAACCACGAAACCTGTCAAGTTTGGTAGCAAGTGCATCCTGTCGGATAAGACTATTAATGGCGTTCTGAAGAGCCCCATCCTTAGCAACATTCTCCTGTGGGCGCAAGCAAAGGCACAGGTAGaattgaggaagaaaatgaaggcaGGGTCATCCAAAGCGAGGGAAAGAATTATTGGAATACCAAAACTGGAGGATGCAAACGATGCGGGAAGTAAGCACAGTCAGGATTGTACACTCATCCTTACGGAGGGTGATTCTGCTAAGACATCCTGCTTAGCTGGATTATCCATAGTGGGGAGAGATAAGTATGGGGTGTTCCCCTTGAAGGGAAAATTACTAAACGTGAGGGATGCATCATTTAAGCAACTAATGGATAACaaggaaatacaaaatatttttaaaattatggGGTTAGACATTACAGACAAGAATAAGGAAGACATAAAAGGGTTGAGATACGGGTCACTCATGATTATGACTGATCAGGATTATGACGGTTCTCACATTAAAGGGTTACTAATAAATATGATCCATAAGTTTTGGCCTAGTTTGCTAAAGCATAGGGGGTTCCTAAGCGAATTCGTAACGCCAATTGTGAAGGTACAGAAGGGAAATCAggaacattccttctttaccaTCGCAGAGTATgaagaatggaaggagaGCACAAACCTAGTTgggtggaaaataaaatactaCAAAGGGTTGGGTACTTCCACCGATAAGGAATTCAAACAGTATTTCTCAGATATTAAAAATCATAAAATTATGTTTCTCTGGACGGGGGATCGAGATGGAGATTCGATCGATATGGCGTTCAGTAAAAAGCGTATTGAGGACAGAAAAATATGGCTCCAAAATTTCGTTATCGGTTCTTACGTGGATCACAAGGAGAAGGATTTATCCTACTACGACTTCGTCAATAAGGAGCTAATTTATTATTCCAGATATGACACGGAGAGAAGTATTCCAAATATCATGGATGGGTGGAAGCCCGGACAGAGGAAAGTATTATATGGTTGCTTTAAGAGGAACTTAAGGAATGAATGTAAAGTGGCCCAATTAGTTGGTTACATAGCAGAACATAGTGCCTACCACCATGGTGAATCATCCCTACAACAGACCATTATAAATATGGCGCAAACATTTGTAGGATCGAATAATATAAACTTCCTAGAACCATGTGGTCAATTCGGTAGTAGAAAGGAGGGAGGTAAGGACGCTTCCGCAGCTAGGTACATTTTTACCAAATTGGCTAGCTCCACAAGGAGCATATTCAACGAATACGATGATCCCATTTTGAAGTACCTAAATGAAGAGGGGCAGAAAATAGAACCAAAGTACTACATTCCAGTTATACCAACGATTTTGGTGAATGGATGTGAGGGAATTGGAACGGGTTACTCCTCCTTCATCCCAAATTATAACTACAAAGATATtattgaaaatattaaaaggtACATAAATAAGGAACCACTCATCCCCATGATCCCATGGTATAAGGATTTCAAAGGAAGAATAGAATCGAACGGAAAGACGGGTTTCGAGACGATTGGAATAATTCGCAAGATAGACGATGAGACATTAGAGATTAACGAACTGCCAATTAAAAAGTGGACACAGGATTATAAGGAATTTTTGGAAGAGTTACTCACGGATGAGAAACAGCAACTAATTCTGGACTACATAGATAACAGCTCCCATGAGGAAATTTGCTTCACAATCAAAATGGACCCTGCAAAGATGAAGAAGGCTGAAGAGGAGGGTCTGGAAAAAGTTTTCAAATTGAAAAGTACCCTAACAACAACTAATATGACTTTATTTGACCATAACTTGAAGCTGCAAAAGTACGCCACTGAATTGGACATCCTGAAAGAATTCTGCTTCCAACGATTGCAGGCTTATGAAAATAGGAAGAGCTACTTAATATCCAAActggagaaggagaaaaaaatcatctCGAATAAGAGCAAATTTATTCTTGCCATTGTAAATAATGAGCTGATTGttaacaagaaaaagaaaaaagtccTTGTGGAAGAATTGTACAGAAAAGGATATGACCCTTACAAGGatattaacaaaattaaaaaggaagaaattttcgAACAGGAATTACTGGAAACGGCAGATAATCCTGAAGACAACGAAGAAATAATTGCCGGCATTTCTGTGAAGGATTATGACTACCTGTTGAGTATGCCCATTTTTAGTCTCACTTTAGAAAAGGTAGAAGAACTGATAGCGCaacataaggaaaaagagaaagagttGGAAATTTTAAGAAATATTACCGTGGAAACCATGTGGCTGAAGGATATCGAAAAAGTGGAGGAAGCTATTGAGTTCCAACGAAATGTAGAATTGGCCAACAGGGAGGAAAGCAACAAATTCAAGGTCGCCAGGAAGCAAATTGGTAGCAgcaacaggaagaagaagaagaaaaaaaaactttccaGTGATGAAGAATCATCAGGTGACTCCTCAGACAGTAGCGAATTCTTAGTGCACAGTTTAAACattaggaaaaataaaaaaccgCCAAATAGTAATGGTCCTAGTAGTACTACacggaaaaaattgaggaaaaCGAACGAGGGGGAAGacaatagtaataataataatgacgCCCCTGTTGTAGTCAATGTGGATGTAGACAATAGTGCATCTAACCCCAACGCAGGGGACGATGCTGCCACGAACCTTTCAGACTCCACGCCGCTGCTTGGTAAAATCCTAGCAGACGCAGATGCAGCTAGCCAAAGTAACCACAACAGTAACAAACCTAGTAGTAGTAAAAACGCTAGGAAGAGAAAGCTGCCCTTTTCGGGGCAGTCCCTCGATAGTGTTGAGTCTGAGGGGGTTGCGGTCAACGAGCCTGACCAGACGCCCAACAAACCGTTAGGCATCCCCGAGAGCATCACCATTTCGCCTAACAGTACTATCAACCTCAATGACTTCTCCGGCATCCGGAGCAAGTTGCTCGAGCTCGGTACTGTCCTTGCGGCAGCCGTTTGTGCATCTGCGTAGTGAGCGGTCTATGCGGTATTATATGCACCTGTATATTGAGCGGTTTATGCACCTGTGTAGGAGCGGTTTATGCATCTGTGTAGGAGCGGTTTACCCCCCTGTGTGACGTGTGTACCTTCCCAACTATGCCCATGCTTATGCATCCCCGTGTGTATACGCCCCTGcagaaaataagaagaagcCACGACTGAGCTTGGCCGAGAAAGTGAAGATGAAAGCCACGGAGAATAAAAGCTCCGGAGGAAAGTCCCCAcccaagaggaagaaggtaaAACAGAAAGTCTGCATCTGTCATCATGAAAATGTTGCCCTTAGTATGTTCACGCTGCGTGCATTGGTGCAAAGGTGGAGTTCCCCctgaattttcttttcttccactgTCTGTTATTATGCCCATTCTGTTAATTCTTTCGTCTTCACCCCGCAGAGCAACTTACTTGACGGCTCAAAGTCGAAAAAGGCATCCAAATTGGATAGTGATGATTCTAACGAAGATGTAAGTCACGTTATGGCAACGATGTGTGGCATCTCACCAAGAGTTAATTATtactcttccctttttactttGCTATGTTTTTGttgcttccccatttgttacGTGGACTCCCCTTCATTCTCATATCCGGGTGCTGtatctttttcccctttttacagTTTGCCTCATCAGATGAGAGTGACAGTTCCTATAACATATAAGAAGGACTTCCCAATGCTGACCAATAGATCACTACTCATTTCATGAAGTAGCCTTTTCATTACGCCGAAAAAGGAGACCAGTTAGGTGGACCCTATttacgtaatttttttttctgtacatatgtgtgggtcattttgcttccccccttttctcccctttttttcctttttatgatGCGTGTGTGGGTATGGAGTCTTCCCTTTTCAGTTGCACAGAAGTGTGCCCTCTTCAGTGGTACATACACCTTTGCATTTGCAAACTCGAACGGACTCCCGCCGACGGGCGCTGcttttattaaataaaaagtgtgGACAAGACATGGTCCCAGAGGGTGGCCACATGTCAATCGCGTAACAACCACACTGCTGCGTTTCTAACCGGGTGAACGAGGCCGCTCTTCGATCGTTCCTTCGCGTAGCAGCAGCCTCCCCATGGTGGTCTTTTGTGTTTCCGCCTCCTGGTCATCATCAGAATGGACGTTTTCTAAGTGGTTCTCTGGGGATTCATAAGAAGGGAAGCTTTTCTGAGCTGGTCTACGCCCATATGGGTGGaatccatattttttttttttttttttctcaagcGATGCTAACTTTTGTGTGCATATCAAATTGCAAAAACTCTATCAATTGAagtagcgaaaaaaaaaaaaaaaaaaaaaaaaaaccacgCCGAAGTGCATGCACTTGTATTGTGCTGTATTTATTAGCTACAATAAATTATGTTATGTTGAGATAAGCTGGactgattattttttttttccttattggGTGAGGTGAAGTACTTCTTCATGTTTTCCTGCAGTGTGTACCGGTTTCATTAATCCACTGAAAATTCAGAACTGATTAAGAGTCCGTCGAAAGGGTATTAAcccctcccccttccttctatttgtcaaacaaaatataaaaataaaatgtccAGAGGTGTAGACATATGTGATCAGTTTTTTTTGACGCTTATCAGGAGAAGAGTGTCCCTACTTTGCATTCCGCCTACTAACCAAGTGTTATAATACGTTGTAGCTCCATCCCGCCGCCGATGTAAAATCACCCGAATGGAATGATGTGTGTAGAAATGTCTTTTCCATGCGGAATGATGTTAACACGTGGACGATATTGTGCTGGAAGTTGTGGCAGAATAAGTTGGCGGTGtcagaagaaggggaaatagGATATAGTGGCGGCGGTGTGCGCTAGCTGTTTGCAGACAGGGGAGTTGCTAACATAGTTATGACAGTGATCATCAAAGTTCCTGCTAAGTGGGAGGAGCGAAGAGCTTCCTTGCAACCAAACCAGAAAGAAGTTGGGAAGTTTCCTCGAGGGTGATTATCATGCATTATGTATAAAAGGAGGATCTCTTCAGCATGGTGCTACGCGTGAGAACAACCCAATGTGTTCGTTATTTAGTGATGAACTTTAGTGAGGGAACataacagttttttttttcccccccccttcctcTACGTACAACATAAAATGTGGCCTTTTCTACACAGTGCAGATTTAGGCTTCACATTATTCAAACAATCAGTTGGTGCCCCCCTCTCTGATAAGATGCCAATAAACAGCCATGGAAGAACGTTGCCAAGATTTTGAGATctggccaaaaaaaaaaaaaaaattatacatgtTCCCACCCCCTCCGGGAAGATCGATGAAGATCTGACCAATAATACGATAATTGGGAAGGGTGCATATGGGCACTATTTTTTCTGCCCACAAAATTTACCAATTTGTAGTGACACCTTCTCCATTTTAGCAAACAAGTTAGgatcttttaatttttcgaaatGATTTTACGTAGAAGGCGGTCACCTCATCGAAGTAACCAAGGGGAGCATGGTTGACATCCATTTCGATGTGGcgaaaaagaagcaacaaaggaagagaaagggaaCAGGAAAGGTTTTCCCCTCGCAGATCATTCGAAACGACGATTGTTTAAATACAAGCAGAACGGCTCCCTACTGCACTGAGTTAATAACATACTTTCGTATAGAACGGAAAATACGTAACTGGTTGGAAATTCCGGTCGAACTGGGTGCCCCTTTTGGAGACGCCCCTTATGAGTTGGCACCCCCGAACAAAATGGTAAGCCTTTTACGTACCCTTCAGCTTAACCgcgtatacacatatacacctGTAAATAAGCATGCGGAGGGGTGAGCGAAGTACTAGGAggcatagaaaaaaaaaaaaaaaaaaaaaacattccatTCCGTGAACAGAAATACCAAGGGTGAGCAATCCTTTTGATAGTTACATGGTGCGTGTATCCCCTGCCGTAGTTAATTcgttacatttttatttccttttcttgttCGCCCTGTGCTGctcgcgttttttttttttttttaagcgtaCAATTGGTGCAAACAATGAAAGGGGTGTATGCGAAGGGATATGCAGAGAAGTCGAAGGGGATCACTTCGCGGCGGGGAAAACTCTCCCCCAAACAGCGCCCTTATATTTTATCACCTTGAAGAAATACCATATACGGCAatcacaaaataaaaaaaaaaatttttaaaggaaaaaataaaaataaaataaatgttttttcATGCGTTATATGTGCCCCTTCACAagtagcatttttttttttttttttcttgtgtgtgtgtgcacgtGCTACTTTTGCTACGTGGAGCTTATCCCGCAAGGGGGATAAAAGAGAATGCCTATTTGTgtcctttatattttttggcctagttgaataatttttttctgctttgaCCAATGTGCATAGAATTGCTGCGTTTGCGTTGCGTTTGCGTTTGTGACATTTGGGGCCGCTGAATGTTCCCACTTTGCCCGGGGGGAGTGAACCGTACCCGTGTCATCGTGCACGCCACGCGCATACACGTACGTGTAAGTAGCACGCCCATGCAAGGTGTACGGGTAACTATGCATATCTTCGCTTGGGAATACGCAAGAGCATGCATGTCATTCGGTTGGATATACGAAGAAGTATTCATACCCCTCCCTTGGGTATACTCCGAAGCAATGCGTAATTCCCCGCATGCGTATACGCATGCATACACGTAATGGTATGTGATAAGAATGCgaatttttcatattcctACGTCTTGcaattttcttattttttcagttttattttatcctttcACACCCTCCACCCCCCAGTCCACCTCGCGCGTTATCCGCATTTCATCATCCGTATCGCGCGCATTATACTCTTATGGCAAAATAGCATAccattttaacacatttttccatatttaaaaaggtacgcagaaaaaaaaacaaaaaaaaactcagtACGTATTAATCAATCTCATTGTGCGCAGAACACCGTACATGCCTCAGtggcattttaaaaaaaaaaaaaaaaatgttaatttgtttttcaaTCAGAAATGAGCTTACATTTCTgcaaggaagaaagtgaGCAGAGAAGAAATTATCACACTTGCACACGCAACAAAatcgcaattttttctcttgcgCGTAGGCGTTTTTTACGTGCCCCCTATTTTATTGCGTGTCCCCTTTCGCTCGCACTTCGCGCCAGTGTGCGATGAGCTTGCGACCAACTGAAGTGAATGGATAGCAACTGCTACCATTTTACTCAcctttgtgtgttttttcccccgttttgTTCGCATTTCCTTGTCGGACCTGCTGGCACCTACTGCTCTGATTTGCTAGCATTTCTGCTGGGACAAGACCGGGATTTCTCTCCGACCCTGTTTTTCACTTTGTTCACATTCTGTTCCCACGTCTTTGCGTCTTTACGTATTTGCTTCTTTGTGTCCTCATTTATGTGAATATTTCTGCCCCCCCTTTAATGTACACACCTGTGTTCCCATTTATACCCCcgtttcaaattttttttcttcttctcacacttttacactttccttatttttccttcacccttCCAATTGTATACGATATtacgtatttatttttaacgtGCTGATCACCCCCCCTTTCGAGCACgtaatatttcctttttttttcgaggcAAGTTGGGATTGTACGCCATTTTGTACATCCAGCGTTTGTTACGCACAAACATGTACCTGCCAGGCGTAGTGTACTTACCGCGTCATTACTTATAGGCGTATTCCACGCTATGTGTTGTCATGTTAATTTATTCTCTCATttaatgcacattttgtgattgtaattttatacagtttGCATTTTTTGAAGTAAAATCATTGtgtattatttttccccctttttgtccgccgtgatttttttcttttttttcaagaggGAATTTTATCACTCCgcggcattttttttaaatgttaagtgagggcgaaaaaaaagaaacaagcTGATGTAGCTTACCAGAGAAGTTAACAGCTGTGAAGCAGCCAAGTAACCGCAGTGGAATAGCCAACTGGCGACAACTCAACTTTGATTAATTCACATCATAtcatcttaaaaaaaaaaaaaagaagaaaacaccaaggggaggaaaaaaaaaataataaataccTGATAAACTAATCCACCctctccccattttgacatgtaaacataaaaaaCGAATGAGTCACTCCAAAATGAGTTCTGTTCAAGGCTCAAGTGTAAACAAAGTGCtatgtagaaataaaatgaaggtt contains:
- a CDS encoding DNA topoisomerase 2, translated to MSKNKSIEERYQKKSQIEHILLRPDTYIGSVEMHTQQLWVWNKERNRMVQKNITYVPGLYKIFDEIIVNAADVKAREKEKSENPMTCIKIEINKEQKKISVYNDGEGIPVEIHKEMNIYVPHMIFGELLTSDNYDDAEDRITGGRNGFGAKLTNIFSKEFVVQCGDSSRKKEFKMVWTDNMSKFSEPLIKNYNGKDFVRVTFKPDLAKFGMTEMDDDIESLLCKRVYDLAGTCSVRVYLNGNRLAIKDFKSYVDLYLKDNAGVSPGKGGANNNANANANGNAEGNANQDGQNPEVSMSQEGGEATPNKSAANGTHNNDEEEIVKIHEKQHRWEIVVSKTDGSQFQQVSFVNSICTTKGGSHVNYIVEQLLNSLSKKANAKNKGGMEIKSGHIKNHLWVFVNCLIVNPTFDSQTKETLTTKPVKFGSKCILSDKTINGVLKSPILSNILLWAQAKAQVELRKKMKAGSSKARERIIGIPKLEDANDAGSKHSQDCTLILTEGDSAKTSCLAGLSIVGRDKYGVFPLKGKLLNVRDASFKQLMDNKEIQNIFKIMGLDITDKNKEDIKGLRYGSLMIMTDQDYDGSHIKGLLINMIHKFWPSLLKHRGFLSEFVTPIVKVQKGNQEHSFFTIAEYEEWKESTNLVGWKIKYYKGLGTSTDKEFKQYFSDIKNHKIMFLWTGDRDGDSIDMAFSKKRIEDRKIWLQNFVIGSYVDHKEKDLSYYDFVNKELIYYSRYDTERSIPNIMDGWKPGQRKVLYGCFKRNLRNECKVAQLVGYIAEHSAYHHGESSLQQTIINMAQTFVGSNNINFLEPCGQFGSRKEGGKDASAARYIFTKLASSTRSIFNEYDDPILKYLNEEGQKIEPKYYIPVIPTILVNGCEGIGTGYSSFIPNYNYKDIIENIKRYINKEPLIPMIPWYKDFKGRIESNGKTGFETIGIIRKIDDETLEINELPIKKWTQDYKEFLEELLTDEKQQLILDYIDNSSHEEICFTIKMDPAKMKKAEEEGLEKVFKLKSTLTTTNMTLFDHNLKLQKYATELDILKEFCFQRLQAYENRKSYLISKLEKEKKIISNKSKFILAIVNNELIVNKKKKKVLVEELYRKGYDPYKDINKIKKEEIFEQELLETADNPEDNEEIIAGISVKDYDYLLSMPIFSLTLEKVEELIAQHKEKEKELEILRNITVETMWLKDIEKVEEAIEFQRNVELANREESNKFKVARKQIGSSNRKKKKKKKLSSDEESSGDSSDSSEFLVHSLNIRKNKKPPNSNGPSSTTRKKLRKTNEGEDNSNNNNDAPVVVNVDVDNSASNPNAGDDAATNLSDSTPLLGKILADADAASQSNHNSNKPSSSKNARKRKLPFSGQSLDSVESEGVAVNEPDQTPNKPLGIPESITISPNSTINLNDFSGIRSKLLELENKKKPRLSLAEKVKMKATENKSSGGKSPPKRKKSNLLDGSKSKKASKLDSDDSNEDFASSDESDSSYNI